In Afipia sp. GAS231, a single window of DNA contains:
- the dctP gene encoding TRAP transporter substrate-binding protein DctP, producing the protein MVALLRALAGSGLLIATTVLAQAADPVKLRVADSFPKGHYLVKLILEPWMEEVTKRTNGAVTFEHYPAQQLGKATDMLKLTQTGVADIGYVAPAYTSDKMPVSEVAMLPGAFEHSCQGTLAYWKLARNGVIAEQDYTANNIRLLLAVSLPQYRIFTVKHPVKDVGDVTGLKLRSTGGAQDLTLRAIGSVPVRMAAPDAYESLSRGTMDGLLFPLESVVAYGADKLVKYATDGVGFGSFIVSYSISDSAWKKLTPEIQKAMTDVADEIIPSACKSVQKSDDETKKSLEAAGTRFETLSPEVTVKFKDLMKGVAKTWSEGLDARSKRGSDALKEFDAAIAAIPAK; encoded by the coding sequence ATGGTCGCGCTTCTGCGAGCCCTTGCCGGTTCCGGCCTTCTGATTGCAACAACCGTTCTGGCACAGGCCGCGGACCCGGTGAAACTGCGCGTGGCCGACTCGTTTCCGAAGGGCCACTATCTGGTCAAGCTGATCCTCGAACCCTGGATGGAAGAGGTCACCAAGCGCACCAATGGCGCGGTGACCTTCGAGCACTATCCGGCCCAGCAGCTCGGCAAGGCGACCGACATGCTGAAGCTGACGCAGACCGGCGTCGCCGACATCGGCTATGTTGCGCCGGCCTATACGTCGGACAAGATGCCGGTCTCCGAAGTCGCAATGCTGCCGGGGGCGTTCGAGCATTCCTGCCAGGGCACCCTCGCCTACTGGAAGCTGGCGCGGAACGGCGTGATCGCGGAGCAGGATTATACCGCCAACAATATCCGCCTGCTGCTGGCGGTGAGCCTGCCGCAATATCGCATCTTCACCGTCAAGCATCCGGTGAAGGACGTCGGCGACGTCACCGGCCTCAAATTGCGCTCCACCGGCGGCGCGCAGGACCTCACCTTGCGCGCGATCGGCTCGGTCCCCGTGCGCATGGCCGCCCCCGACGCCTATGAATCGCTGTCGCGCGGCACCATGGACGGGCTGCTGTTTCCGCTCGAGAGCGTGGTCGCCTATGGCGCCGACAAGCTCGTCAAATATGCCACCGACGGCGTCGGTTTCGGCAGCTTCATCGTTTCCTATTCGATCAGCGACAGCGCCTGGAAGAAGTTGACGCCGGAGATCCAGAAGGCGATGACCGACGTCGCCGACGAGATCATTCCGTCGGCCTGCAAGTCGGTGCAGAAGTCGGACGACGAGACCAAGAAGTCGCTCGAAGCCGCCGGCACTCGTTTCGAGACTCTGTCGCCCGAGGTCACCGTCAAATTCAAGGACCTGATGAAGGGCGTGGCGAAGACCTGGTCCGAGGGGCTCGATGCGCGCAGCAAGCGCGGCAGCGATGCGCTGAAGGAATTCGACGCAGCCATCGCCGCCATTCCCGCCAAATAA
- a CDS encoding TRAP transporter small permease: protein MIKASLRALTAIEKVTSAIAACFMFAIMIIVFSDVVMRYVFNRPFSWAYDLISLYIMAGVFFLSLSGTYAVNGHISVDILLPRFSAAIQRLCIIISNLVGLAIFIPITWLGYQRALENFTSGDVMAGAIPWPTWASAGLVPIGAGILALRLAVHLIANTTSLLTGEDLLPLPAIAGHGAEKAGFE, encoded by the coding sequence GTGATCAAGGCAAGCCTGAGGGCTTTGACCGCCATCGAAAAGGTAACATCGGCGATCGCCGCATGCTTCATGTTTGCGATCATGATCATCGTCTTCAGCGACGTCGTGATGCGCTACGTCTTCAACCGGCCGTTCTCCTGGGCTTACGACCTGATTTCGCTCTACATCATGGCCGGCGTGTTCTTCCTGTCGCTGTCCGGCACCTATGCCGTCAACGGCCATATCAGCGTCGACATCCTGCTGCCGCGCTTTTCGGCCGCGATCCAGCGCCTGTGCATCATCATCTCGAACCTGGTTGGGCTCGCGATCTTCATTCCGATCACCTGGCTCGGCTATCAGCGCGCACTCGAAAATTTCACCTCCGGCGACGTGATGGCGGGCGCCATTCCCTGGCCGACATGGGCGTCTGCGGGGTTGGTCCCAATCGGGGCCGGCATTCTCGCGCTGCGGCTCGCCGTCCATCTGATTGCCAACACTACAAGCCTGTTGACCGGCGAAGACCTGTTGCCGCTGCCGGCGATCGCGGGACATGGCGCTGAAAAGGCAGGCTTCGAATGA
- a CDS encoding TRAP transporter large permease encodes MISAFILGLLFFLLAIGVPVAFAMAFSGGLGLYLVGGWPILLGVLQTTPLSAVTSYELITIPMFLLMADLVLLSGVADDLFKTAAAWVGRIPGGLGMATALAGAGFGSICGTSTASAATLSSTSLPAMIRQGYEPRMAAGVVAISGTLAMLLPTSVALVIFGLLAEVNIGKLLISGIIPAIIVTMIIMGTIYLLVWLDPSRAPTVKAVPWSEKFGLLWQVSPMVVLFSIVTGTIYLGVATPTEASAFGAFGAFCLACWKRKINMTSLYVTLRHAAQGTCMIVLIIMCAHIFGYFFTLTQVTQNIVGWVGALDVSRWVIITLILCGYIVLGSFMDQIAILVLTVPIVLPLIKSLGFDPIWFGVIKIVTAEVGMITPPIGLNCFIVARYAGRPVGEVFHGTFPHFIAHLIAIAIFVAFPDIILWLPNHMQH; translated from the coding sequence ATGATTTCCGCTTTCATCCTCGGACTGCTGTTCTTCCTGCTGGCGATCGGCGTGCCGGTCGCATTCGCGATGGCGTTTTCCGGCGGGCTCGGCCTTTACCTGGTCGGCGGCTGGCCGATCCTGCTCGGGGTGTTGCAGACGACGCCGCTTTCGGCCGTAACGTCCTACGAGCTGATCACGATCCCGATGTTCCTGTTGATGGCCGATCTGGTGCTGCTGTCGGGTGTCGCCGACGACCTGTTCAAGACCGCCGCGGCCTGGGTCGGCCGCATCCCCGGCGGCCTCGGCATGGCAACCGCGCTCGCCGGCGCCGGCTTCGGTTCGATCTGCGGCACCAGCACCGCTTCCGCCGCGACGCTGTCCTCGACCAGCCTGCCCGCGATGATCCGCCAGGGCTACGAGCCGCGCATGGCGGCCGGCGTCGTCGCGATCTCCGGCACGCTGGCGATGCTGCTGCCGACCAGCGTGGCGCTGGTCATCTTCGGGCTGCTGGCCGAGGTCAACATCGGCAAGCTGCTGATCAGCGGCATCATCCCCGCGATTATCGTGACCATGATCATCATGGGGACGATCTATCTGCTGGTGTGGCTCGATCCGTCGCGCGCACCGACCGTGAAGGCGGTGCCGTGGTCGGAGAAATTCGGCCTGCTCTGGCAGGTCAGCCCGATGGTGGTGCTGTTTTCGATCGTGACCGGGACCATCTATCTCGGCGTCGCGACGCCGACCGAAGCCTCGGCATTCGGCGCCTTCGGGGCGTTCTGCCTGGCCTGCTGGAAGCGCAAGATCAACATGACGTCGCTGTACGTGACGTTGCGGCATGCCGCGCAAGGCACCTGCATGATCGTGCTGATCATCATGTGCGCGCACATCTTCGGCTACTTCTTTACGCTTACGCAGGTCACGCAGAACATCGTCGGATGGGTCGGCGCGCTCGACGTGTCGCGCTGGGTGATCATCACGCTGATCCTGTGCGGCTATATCGTGCTGGGCTCGTTCATGGACCAGATCGCGATCCTGGTGCTCACGGTTCCGATCGTGCTGCCGCTGATCAAATCGCTCGGCTTCGACCCGATCTGGTTCGGCGTCATCAAGATCGTCACCGCCGAAGTCGGCATGATCACGCCGCCAATCGGGCTGAACTGCTTTATCGTGGCCCGCTACGCCGGACGTCCCGTCGGCGAAGTATTCCACGGTACTTTCCCGCACTTCATCGCGCATCTGATCGCGATCGCTATTTTCGTGGCATTCCCGGACATCATCCTCTGGCTGCCGAACCACATGCAACACTGA
- the dctP gene encoding TRAP transporter substrate-binding protein DctP translates to MNIEPRLPWSVGLAALLLAGSASASFAQEKIVLRLADSLPAGHVIHEMVAKPFMELVTKATNGQVTFQHFPSEQLGKAKDMAQLTALGVMDLAYIVPSYSSDKFPLTAVAELPGIFETECQGSLAFYKISHNGGVLETKEFGPNQLRPLVTIALPAYQIQLATGRVIKSAKDLEGLKVRTTGGAMDLMMRSIGGIPVRMAAPEIYESLTRGTLDGMIFSYQSSVSYEFGKMLKSGTEGQNFGTAILTYSMGETKFKSLPENVRKALVEAGEQTTRESCKRFEDGEKIATDKIKSQGMKVIEFGPDDKKVFDAAFKTVAEDWVKDLDKRGKPGTETFKAFTDALAAGH, encoded by the coding sequence ATGAATATCGAACCTCGTTTGCCCTGGAGCGTAGGCCTCGCGGCGCTTCTTCTCGCCGGCTCGGCGTCGGCTTCCTTCGCGCAAGAGAAGATCGTGCTGCGCCTCGCCGACAGTCTGCCGGCCGGTCATGTCATCCATGAAATGGTCGCCAAGCCGTTCATGGAGCTCGTCACCAAGGCCACCAACGGGCAAGTGACCTTCCAGCACTTTCCCTCGGAGCAACTCGGCAAGGCCAAGGACATGGCGCAGCTCACTGCGCTTGGCGTGATGGACCTCGCTTATATCGTGCCGTCCTATTCGTCGGACAAATTCCCGCTGACCGCGGTCGCCGAACTGCCGGGCATTTTTGAGACCGAATGTCAGGGTTCGCTCGCCTTCTACAAGATCTCGCACAATGGCGGGGTTCTGGAGACCAAGGAATTCGGGCCCAACCAGTTGCGGCCGCTGGTCACCATCGCGCTGCCGGCTTACCAGATCCAGCTCGCCACCGGCCGCGTCATCAAGTCGGCCAAGGATCTCGAAGGCCTCAAGGTCCGCACCACCGGCGGCGCCATGGACCTGATGATGCGCTCGATCGGTGGCATCCCGGTTCGCATGGCCGCGCCCGAAATCTACGAGTCGCTGACCCGCGGCACGCTCGACGGCATGATCTTCTCGTATCAGAGCTCGGTGTCCTACGAGTTCGGCAAGATGCTGAAATCCGGCACCGAAGGCCAGAACTTCGGCACCGCCATCCTGACCTATTCGATGGGCGAGACCAAATTCAAGAGCCTGCCCGAGAACGTCCGCAAAGCCCTCGTCGAAGCCGGCGAGCAGACCACCCGCGAATCCTGCAAGCGGTTCGAGGACGGCGAGAAGATCGCGACCGACAAGATCAAGTCGCAGGGCATGAAGGTCATCGAGTTCGGTCCCGACGACAAGAAGGTGTTCGACGCAGCGTTCAAGACGGTCGCCGAGGACTGGGTGAAGGATCTCGACAAGCGCGGCAAGCCGGGCACCGAGACATTCAAGGCCTTCACCGACGCCCTGGCAGCCGGCCATTGA
- a CDS encoding CaiB/BaiF CoA-transferase family protein, translated as MMGPYATMILGDYGADVIKVESPDGDVMRFAAPMRHPKMGAMYLQGNRNKRSIVLDLKKRGGREALLRLAANADVFVHNVRPAAMARLKLGADDLLAINPRLVYASLHGFGETGPYAGRPAYDDLIQGLTALPALTGKITGEPRYSPATMADRIVGLNALHAILAALFHRERTGDGQAIEIPMFETMAGFVLGDHMSGRSFDPPIGPAGYSRLLSPDRRPYQTSDGYVCALVYSDKQWTAFFRLIGLANEADRDPRLNSIDARTRNYDFVYDWFSQMMKTRTTAEWMTFFNEADIPHAPLHDLDSLIDDPHLAAVGLFQTMEHPTEGSLRIAGPAATWSKTPPSIRHHPPGLGEHGGEILREAGFSEDEIGALIAEGGMIEAAS; from the coding sequence ATGATGGGTCCCTACGCGACCATGATCCTCGGCGACTACGGCGCCGACGTCATCAAGGTCGAAAGCCCCGACGGCGACGTCATGCGCTTCGCCGCGCCGATGCGTCATCCCAAGATGGGCGCGATGTACCTGCAGGGTAATCGCAACAAGCGCTCGATCGTGCTCGACCTCAAGAAGAGAGGCGGCCGCGAAGCGCTGCTGCGGCTGGCGGCGAACGCCGACGTCTTCGTGCACAACGTGCGGCCGGCGGCGATGGCTCGCCTCAAGCTCGGCGCGGATGATTTGCTCGCGATCAACCCCCGGCTGGTCTATGCCAGCCTGCACGGCTTTGGCGAGACCGGCCCCTATGCCGGACGACCCGCTTATGACGACCTGATCCAGGGCCTCACGGCGCTGCCGGCGCTGACCGGCAAGATCACCGGCGAGCCGCGCTATTCGCCGGCGACGATGGCCGACCGAATCGTCGGGCTGAATGCGCTGCACGCCATCCTCGCCGCGCTGTTTCACCGCGAACGGACCGGAGACGGCCAGGCCATCGAGATCCCGATGTTCGAGACCATGGCGGGATTCGTACTCGGCGATCACATGTCCGGCCGCAGCTTCGATCCGCCGATCGGCCCGGCAGGCTATTCGCGATTGCTGTCGCCGGATCGGCGCCCCTACCAGACCAGTGACGGCTATGTCTGCGCGCTGGTCTATTCCGACAAGCAGTGGACCGCATTCTTTCGCCTGATCGGCCTCGCCAACGAAGCCGACCGCGACCCGCGCCTGAACAGCATCGACGCCCGCACCCGCAATTACGACTTCGTCTACGACTGGTTCTCGCAGATGATGAAGACCCGCACCACGGCCGAGTGGATGACGTTCTTCAACGAGGCCGACATCCCACATGCGCCGCTGCACGACCTCGACAGCCTGATTGACGACCCGCATCTTGCCGCGGTCGGATTGTTCCAGACGATGGAGCACCCGACCGAAGGCTCGCTCCGCATCGCCGGCCCCGCCGCGACCTGGAGCAAGACCCCGCCTTCGATCCGGCATCATCCGCCGGGACTTGGCGAGCATGGCGGCGAGATCTTGCGCGAGGCCGGGTTTTCGGAGGATGAGATCGGCGCGTTGATTGCCGAGGGTGGGATGATCGAGGCAGCTTCGTAG
- a CDS encoding carboxymuconolactone decarboxylase family protein, with protein MRLTKPRIPPVPSEKWTEEQRELVAPMQARGRIINIFRTMLTHPAAAKAFLTWGGYILSRKSTLPPREREIVILRTGFLCKSGYEWTQHVPIGQKAGLTDAEIARIKLGADAPGWSAADAALLKAADDLHRDYFISEPVWAELTKHFNEQQRMDVVFAVGQYTQVSMLLNTFGVQLDEGQTLDPDLKGF; from the coding sequence ATGCGATTGACGAAGCCCCGCATTCCACCCGTTCCATCAGAGAAATGGACCGAAGAACAGCGCGAACTCGTGGCGCCGATGCAGGCCCGCGGCCGCATCATCAATATCTTCCGCACCATGCTGACGCATCCGGCGGCGGCGAAAGCCTTTCTGACCTGGGGCGGCTATATCCTCAGCCGCAAATCGACCTTGCCGCCGCGTGAGCGCGAGATCGTCATCCTGCGCACCGGCTTTCTGTGCAAGTCCGGTTATGAATGGACCCAGCATGTGCCGATCGGACAGAAGGCCGGACTGACCGATGCGGAGATCGCGCGGATCAAATTGGGGGCCGATGCGCCCGGCTGGAGTGCCGCAGACGCAGCGCTGCTGAAGGCCGCCGACGATCTGCATCGCGATTATTTTATCAGCGAACCGGTCTGGGCCGAGCTGACAAAGCACTTCAACGAACAGCAGCGCATGGACGTCGTGTTCGCGGTCGGCCAGTACACCCAGGTCTCGATGCTGCTGAACACGTTTGGCGTTCAGCTTGACGAAGGCCAGACGCTGGACCCGGATCTGAAGGGATTTTGA
- a CDS encoding CoA ester lyase, producing the protein MRSFLFVPGDSLRKFENAKKTAADALILDLEDSIAPDEKIGARSTVREMLAARNPVQKIYIRINALDTGMTLGDLAAVIPGRPDGVVLPKCAGAADVNKLSLYLDAFEAAAGIENGATRIVTVATESARAVLKLMDFENMSPRLWGMMWGAEDLAASLGASKNRTGRRYHGPFLLARDLCLIAAAAAGVVAIDTIATDINDLETLREEAIAARQDGFLAKAVIHPKHVDVVNAAFLPTDEEIAWSEKVVKAFNDNPTSGVVKIDGKMIDKPHLRAAEKILALRRT; encoded by the coding sequence ATGCGTTCATTTCTGTTCGTTCCCGGCGACAGCCTGCGCAAGTTCGAGAACGCCAAGAAGACCGCGGCCGACGCGCTGATCCTCGACCTCGAGGATTCAATTGCGCCCGACGAGAAGATCGGCGCGCGCAGCACGGTGCGCGAGATGCTGGCTGCGCGCAATCCAGTCCAGAAGATCTATATCCGCATCAACGCGCTCGACACCGGCATGACGCTCGGCGACCTCGCTGCCGTGATCCCGGGCCGCCCCGACGGCGTGGTGCTGCCGAAATGCGCTGGCGCTGCCGACGTCAACAAGCTGTCGCTGTATCTCGATGCGTTTGAGGCGGCGGCCGGGATCGAGAACGGCGCCACGCGCATCGTCACCGTTGCGACCGAGTCCGCGCGGGCGGTGCTCAAGCTGATGGATTTCGAGAACATGAGTCCGCGGCTGTGGGGCATGATGTGGGGCGCGGAAGATCTGGCGGCGTCGCTCGGCGCGTCCAAGAACCGCACCGGCCGCCGCTACCACGGCCCGTTCCTGCTGGCCCGCGATCTCTGCCTGATCGCCGCCGCTGCTGCCGGCGTCGTCGCCATCGACACCATCGCCACCGACATCAACGACCTCGAGACGTTGCGTGAGGAAGCGATTGCCGCACGTCAGGACGGTTTCCTGGCCAAGGCCGTGATCCATCCCAAGCACGTCGACGTCGTCAACGCCGCCTTCCTGCCGACGGATGAGGAAATCGCCTGGTCGGAGAAAGTGGTGAAGGCCTTCAACGACAATCCGACGTCGGGGGTCGTCAAGATCGACGGCAAGATGATCGACAAACCGCATCTGCGCGCGGCGGAGAAGATTTTGGCGTTGCGAAGAACGTAG
- a CDS encoding MaoC family dehydratase, with protein sequence MAGLYFEEFEIGREFHHEFSRTVTEMDNTLFSLLTMNPQPLHIDAHFSEKTEFGQRLFNSLYTLGIMIGMSVYDTTLGTTIGNLGMTDVKFPKPVFHGDTLKAHTKIISKRASKSRPTQGIVEFEHTMTNQRGEVVASCRRTGLMHCKPKAES encoded by the coding sequence ATGGCGGGACTATATTTCGAGGAATTCGAGATCGGCCGGGAATTCCACCATGAATTCTCCCGGACAGTCACGGAAATGGACAACACGCTGTTCAGCCTGCTGACGATGAATCCGCAGCCGCTGCATATCGACGCGCATTTTTCCGAAAAAACCGAATTCGGCCAGCGGCTGTTCAATAGCCTCTATACGCTCGGCATCATGATCGGCATGAGCGTCTACGATACCACGCTCGGCACCACGATCGGCAATCTGGGCATGACCGACGTCAAGTTTCCAAAACCGGTGTTTCACGGCGATACGCTGAAGGCGCATACCAAAATCATCTCCAAGCGCGCCAGCAAGTCGCGGCCGACCCAGGGCATCGTCGAGTTCGAGCACACCATGACCAACCAACGCGGCGAGGTGGTGGCAAGCTGCCGCCGCACCGGGCTGATGCATTGCAAACCGAAGGCAGAAAGCTGA
- a CDS encoding enoyl-CoA hydratase/isomerase family protein yields MSDLVRYSVSGNIAAIMLDRPPVNALSMELIDALLAALAKARDDETVRAIVIGSMHKVFCAGLDLDIVRGRPGIETKKFLERLYFALNDTQYRMGKPTIAAIDGAVRAGGMTIAISCDMIVAGDGSTFGYPEIDVGLIPAIHFVQLPRLVGKHQAFGPLFLGEPFDAATAFRMGLLSEVVPKGTALERAREIARKLAAKSPIVMKIGRDAFMRAVDADFRRSVENAAESFALVATTEDCQEGLNAFVEKRTPNYKGR; encoded by the coding sequence ATGAGCGATCTCGTTCGTTATTCCGTCTCGGGCAACATTGCGGCGATCATGCTGGACCGGCCGCCGGTCAATGCGCTGAGCATGGAATTGATCGATGCGCTGCTGGCGGCGCTGGCCAAGGCGAGGGACGACGAAACCGTGCGCGCCATCGTCATTGGCAGCATGCACAAGGTGTTTTGCGCCGGGCTCGATCTCGACATCGTCAGGGGGCGGCCCGGGATCGAGACCAAGAAATTCCTCGAGCGGCTGTATTTCGCGCTCAACGACACCCAGTATCGGATGGGCAAGCCGACCATTGCCGCCATCGACGGCGCGGTGCGGGCCGGCGGCATGACGATCGCGATCTCCTGCGACATGATCGTCGCTGGCGACGGTTCGACCTTCGGCTATCCCGAAATCGACGTCGGCCTGATCCCGGCGATCCATTTCGTGCAGCTGCCGCGGCTGGTCGGCAAGCATCAGGCGTTTGGACCATTATTCCTCGGCGAGCCCTTCGACGCAGCGACCGCATTTCGGATGGGGCTGTTGAGCGAGGTCGTGCCCAAGGGCACCGCGCTGGAGCGCGCCCGCGAGATCGCGCGGAAACTGGCCGCCAAGTCGCCGATCGTGATGAAGATCGGCCGCGACGCGTTTATGCGCGCGGTGGATGCGGATTTCAGGAGATCGGTCGAGAACGCCGCCGAGAGCTTTGCGCTGGTGGCGACGACGGAAGATTGCCAGGAAGGCCTCAACGCGTTCGTCGAAAAGCGGACGCCCAACTACAAGGGACGATGA
- a CDS encoding CaiB/BaiF CoA-transferase family protein: MAKENRRESKLLPTHEAPYRGLRVLDFGQGIASPYCAMLLAVYGADVVKVEPPEGDWSRFLGTTYGSQTTLSAVYNRGKRSLCLDMKQKEAVAIAQRLAKDCDVLIEGFRPGVAARLGIGYEELARDNPGLIYLSVSAFGQSGPYSKRPGSDSVAQAFSGLVSVNVGNDGTPHRVGATISDVVTGVYAFQAIATTLFARSTVGTGRWIDVNLCASTSALLGHKVAEHILEGGAPRALNVPAGSYQTSDGWMMVTLVNEPQYKRLCAAIERDDLASDPRFADFAARADSADTLISQLREVFLTQPTDAWLARLHAADLIAERILNPGEWLRNAHVEATNAAVCQDTPGVGPVYTPRTPGIASLSEDHLRPSPDIGQDSYEVLLQAGFDRNAIDELVKAGAVRQAKDQAKGAAA, translated from the coding sequence ATGGCCAAGGAAAATAGGCGCGAAAGCAAGCTGTTGCCGACGCACGAGGCGCCGTATCGCGGCCTGCGTGTGCTGGATTTCGGCCAGGGTATCGCCTCGCCCTATTGCGCGATGCTGCTCGCCGTCTACGGCGCCGACGTCGTCAAGGTCGAGCCGCCGGAGGGCGACTGGTCGCGTTTCCTCGGCACCACCTATGGTAGCCAGACCACGCTGTCCGCGGTCTATAATCGCGGCAAGCGCAGCCTTTGCCTCGACATGAAGCAGAAGGAGGCCGTCGCCATCGCGCAACGGCTGGCGAAAGATTGCGACGTCCTGATCGAGGGCTTTCGGCCCGGCGTCGCCGCACGCCTCGGGATCGGCTACGAGGAACTGGCGCGCGACAATCCCGGCCTGATCTATCTCTCGGTCAGCGCCTTCGGCCAGAGTGGACCTTACTCCAAACGTCCCGGCTCGGATTCGGTGGCGCAGGCGTTTTCCGGCCTGGTGTCGGTCAATGTCGGCAATGACGGCACGCCCCACCGGGTCGGCGCCACGATCTCCGACGTCGTCACCGGCGTCTATGCCTTCCAGGCCATTGCGACCACGTTGTTCGCGCGCTCAACCGTCGGCACCGGGCGCTGGATCGATGTCAATCTCTGCGCCTCGACCTCGGCGTTGCTCGGCCACAAGGTCGCCGAGCATATTCTGGAGGGCGGCGCGCCGCGCGCGCTCAACGTCCCCGCGGGCTCCTATCAGACCAGCGACGGCTGGATGATGGTCACGCTGGTGAACGAGCCGCAATACAAGCGGCTGTGCGCGGCAATCGAACGCGACGATCTCGCCAGCGATCCGCGCTTTGCCGATTTCGCCGCTCGCGCGGATTCTGCCGACACATTGATCTCGCAACTCCGCGAGGTGTTCCTGACCCAGCCGACGGATGCCTGGCTTGCGCGGCTGCATGCCGCCGACCTGATCGCCGAGCGCATCCTCAATCCCGGCGAATGGCTGCGCAATGCTCATGTCGAGGCGACGAATGCCGCGGTCTGCCAGGATACGCCGGGTGTCGGCCCGGTCTATACGCCGCGCACGCCGGGCATCGCCAGCCTGTCCGAGGACCACTTGCGGCCGTCGCCGGATATCGGGCAGGACAGTTACGAGGTGTTGCTGCAGGCCGGTTTTGACCGGAATGCGATCGATGAGCTGGTCAAGGCCGGTGCGGTACGTCAAGCCAAGGATCAGGCCAAGGGAGCTGCAGCATGA
- a CDS encoding ABC transporter ATP-binding protein, which translates to MSAQAIVQVEDLDVYYGTSQILFGVGLSVRQGETMALLGRNGAGKSTTMKAIMGLAPARRGKVTLSGRVVSGLKPHHIARAGLGFVPEDRQIFPEHTVEDNLVIGAKKGPNGEDEWSIRRVYEVFPLLEPLRYRIAGRLSGGEQQMLAIARTLMGNPALLLLDEPSEGLAPIIVQRIGELLRQLRGTGATVLIAEQNMHFCLGLASHATVIDKGQIVYTSGIEELKANDNIRQRYLAL; encoded by the coding sequence ATGAGCGCGCAGGCGATCGTCCAGGTCGAGGATCTCGACGTCTACTATGGCACCAGCCAGATCCTGTTCGGCGTCGGCCTGTCGGTGCGGCAGGGCGAGACCATGGCGCTGCTCGGCCGCAACGGCGCCGGCAAGTCCACCACCATGAAGGCCATCATGGGGCTGGCGCCGGCCCGCCGCGGCAAGGTCACCCTGAGCGGCCGGGTGGTGTCCGGGCTGAAGCCGCACCACATCGCCCGCGCCGGCCTCGGTTTCGTGCCGGAGGATCGCCAGATTTTCCCCGAGCATACCGTCGAGGATAATCTCGTGATCGGCGCCAAGAAGGGCCCCAATGGCGAGGACGAATGGTCGATCCGGCGGGTTTATGAGGTGTTTCCGCTGCTGGAGCCGCTGCGATACCGCATTGCGGGGCGGCTGTCGGGCGGCGAACAGCAGATGCTGGCGATTGCACGTACACTGATGGGCAATCCGGCGTTGCTGTTGCTGGACGAACCGAGCGAGGGGCTGGCGCCGATCATCGTCCAGCGAATCGGCGAATTGCTGCGCCAGCTCCGCGGCACCGGTGCCACGGTGTTGATCGCCGAGCAGAACATGCATTTTTGCCTTGGCCTTGCGAGCCACGCGACGGTTATCGACAAGGGCCAGATCGTCTACACATCCGGGATCGAAGAGCTGAAAGCCAACGATAACATTCGTCAGCGCTACCTCGCGCTGTAG
- a CDS encoding ABC transporter ATP-binding protein, giving the protein MLEIRGLSKSFGGVKATDDVSLDFADGSLTAVIGPNGAGKSTFFNLITGALKPDSGQILLNGVELAGRTPPDIVRHGIGRAFQVASIFPSLTVHETMLAAVCADQRRAAVLHRRFPLAETRDRAEQAMELLGLSNKRNRTAATLSHGDQKLLDIALALVLEPKVLLLDEPTAGMGTEERWRMIDKVHELWQKQKITVVFIEHDMDIVFKIAPEIVVLCYGRILATGTPDAIRRNEAVIEAYLGTEDHAEAAL; this is encoded by the coding sequence ATGCTGGAGATCCGCGGGCTTTCCAAATCGTTCGGCGGCGTCAAGGCGACGGATGACGTCTCGCTCGACTTCGCCGATGGGTCATTGACCGCGGTGATTGGCCCCAATGGCGCCGGCAAGAGCACGTTCTTCAACCTGATCACCGGCGCGCTGAAGCCCGACTCCGGACAGATCTTGTTGAATGGCGTCGAGTTGGCCGGCCGCACGCCGCCCGATATCGTGCGCCACGGCATCGGCCGGGCGTTCCAGGTCGCCAGCATCTTTCCGTCGCTGACGGTGCACGAGACCATGCTGGCGGCGGTCTGCGCCGACCAGCGCCGCGCCGCGGTGCTGCATCGTCGATTCCCGCTGGCCGAAACCCGTGACCGTGCCGAGCAGGCGATGGAATTGCTGGGGCTGTCCAACAAGCGGAACCGAACCGCGGCGACGCTGTCGCATGGCGACCAGAAACTGCTCGATATCGCGCTGGCGCTGGTGCTCGAACCCAAAGTGCTGCTGCTCGACGAGCCCACCGCCGGGATGGGCACCGAAGAGCGCTGGCGCATGATCGACAAGGTTCATGAGCTCTGGCAGAAGCAGAAAATCACAGTCGTCTTCATCGAGCACGACATGGATATCGTGTTCAAGATCGCGCCCGAGATCGTCGTGCTCTGTTACGGCCGGATTCTTGCCACCGGCACGCCGGATGCGATCCGGCGCAACGAAGCCGTGATCGAGGCCTATCTCGGCACCGAAGATCACGCCGAGGCCGCACTATGA